GGCTCTTTAAGGCAGACCGGGCGTTTTTGCCCTCGTAAAGGACCATAAAGATCTCCCTTGTTATGGGCATCTCGACCCCGGTCCCGGCGGCCAGCCCGTGAGCGGATTTTGTCGTCCTGACTCCCTCCACGATCATGGGTGACGATCCGGTTATCTCATCCAGTGATTCGCCCCGGCCCAGCCGGAGCCCAAGCGTCCTGTTCCGTGAAAGGTCCCCGGTACAGGTAAGGACCAGGTCCCCGACGCCGGCAAGCCCCTGAAAAGTCAGGGGTTCCGCCCCCATGGCAACCCCCAGCCGGGTGATCTCGGCAAGGCCCCTGGTAACGAGGGCCGCCCGGGCATTGAGCCCCAGCTGAAGACCATCACACATACCCACGGAGATAGCCATGACGTTTTTCAGCGCCCCCGCGATCTCCACGCCAATTGGGTCCATGTTGGTGTAAAGCCGAAAGGTCTCCGAGGCGAGGGCCTCCTGGACCTCCGTGTTGCGGCGGCCTTCCGTGCCCGCTATTACGGCAGCGGCAGGCAGCCCCATGGCAACCTCCCTGGCAAAGGTGGGACCCGAAAGTGTCACCTTTCTCTTCAGGACGTCCTGGCCAAGGATGTCGGCAAGGACCCCGGTCGCCGTCAGGTGCGTACCCTCCTCAATTCCTTTTGAAGCATTGACGATAATCGCATCCACCGGCAGAAAAAACCGCGCCTTGCCCCACACCTCCCTGATCACGTGGGACGGGACAACGGAGATTACCAGCTGTGCGCCGGCCAGGCACTCCTCCAGGCTCACGGTGGGGGTTATCCCGGAAGGCAGCGCTATCCCCGGGAGAAAGACGTCGTTCTCCCGGGTTCGGGCCATCCTCTCGGCCAGGTCCTCTTCAAACACCCACAGGGAAACCGGCACTGCCAGCCCGGCACAGTGGATGGCCAGGGCCGTACCCCAGCTGCCGCCTCCGATAACGGCGATTTTCGATGGCCGTTTACTCATGCGATCCTTCCTGTCTTTGATATGGTCACAAAAAGTGTCATTTTAACTTTCTTTTACCCAAAGAAAATTTCCGCGATTCTGTAGATGTTCATGTCCACGGTTTTCAGCTCCCTGACCGCGTCATCGAGACTGACGGAATCGACTTTTCCACCCACCAGGGCGGCCATGTGCCCGAATTTACCCTCATGAACAAGCTCGTGGGCCTTGACGCCGTAGATGGTAGCCAGGATGCGGTCATGGGGTGTCGGAGACCCTCCCCTCTGGACATGCCCCAGCACCGTCACCCGGCTCTCGAATCCGGTCCTGCTTTCAAGTTCCCTGGCGAGGAATTGGCCTATACCGCCCAGACGAGGATGCCCGAACTCGTCCAGTTCTTCGGACTGTTTTATAAGCCCATGGTCATTGACGGAATCCATTCGGGCGCCTTCCGCAACCACCACTATGGAGAAGTTCTTTCCCCGGGAATGTCTGGCCCTGATGACCTCGGCCACATCGTCCAGATTAAACGGCCTCTCGGGGATCAGGATGACGTCCGCACCGCCGGCGAGGCCGGAGTATACTGCAATCCATCCGGCGTGCCGGCCCATCACCTCGACAACCATTACGCGGTCGTGGGATTCAGCGGTGGTATGCAGCCGGTCTATGGCTTCC
This genomic stretch from bacterium BMS3Abin14 harbors:
- the gpsA gene encoding glycerol-3-phosphate dehydrogenase [NAD(P)+] codes for the protein MSKRPSKIAVIGGGSWGTALAIHCAGLAVPVSLWVFEEDLAERMARTRENDVFLPGIALPSGITPTVSLEECLAGAQLVISVVPSHVIREVWGKARFFLPVDAIIVNASKGIEEGTHLTATGVLADILGQDVLKRKVTLSGPTFAREVAMGLPAAAVIAGTEGRRNTEVQEALASETFRLYTNMDPIGVEIAGALKNVMAISVGMCDGLQLGLNARAALVTRGLAEITRLGVAMGAEPLTFQGLAGVGDLVLTCTGDLSRNRTLGLRLGRGESLDEITGSSPMIVEGVRTTKSAHGLAAGTGVEMPITREIFMVLYEGKNARSALKSLLSRSLKEEGT
- the pfkA1 gene encoding 6-phosphofructokinase 1, whose translation is MKIGILTGGGDCPGLNAVIRAVVRKGVREGDAILGIFHGWQGMLTGQHEELTQRSVSGLIHLGGTILHTSRTNPFAEDGGSEKVIANFKRLGLDGLIAIGGEDTLGVANKFFKIGLPVVGVPKTIDNDLSGTDFTFGFDTAMTVATEAIDRLHTTAESHDRVMVVEVMGRHAGWIAVYSGLAGGADVILIPERPFNLDDVAEVIRARHSRGKNFSIVVVAEGARMDSVNDHGLIKQSEELDEFGHPRLGGIGQFLARELESRTGFESRVTVLGHVQRGGSPTPHDRILATIYGVKAHELVHEGKFGHMAALVGGKVDSVSLDDAVRELKTVDMNIYRIAEIFFG